TAAACTATTCCTTCATAAAATATTTTGAATTTTCCTTCTGTTGTAAGATAAGCCACTAAGTCGTCGCCTGTAAAAAACACCCGCACCTTAAACGTTTCAAGTGTAAGCGGCTTTCCTTTGTAAAAAACTTTGAACTCGCTATTGTAATCGTTTTGGTATGCGACAATATTTTTTCCGGTTTTAATTTCAGTCACATTTTGTACCGGTTGCGGATAAATATTACCATGATAAAATACTTTCAGACTGTCGTCAATCGTAGTATAAGCCAAAATGTTTTTGCCGACGTCACTTATCTTAATCGGATCGCCGATAAGATCCTGACTGAGTGCCACAATTTTTCCATCAGCGTAAATGAAATAAGCTTTGGACAACGGATCAGCAAAACCGATGAGGCTATCCGAAGCCACCCAATCATAAGGGTTGCGAACCAGCAGCATCGATTTACCATTGTCGTACACATGTAACGAGGTATTATTTTTCATCACCACATAATTACCGGTCATGAAATATTCGGTAGTGAATCCTTCATTCACTTTTATCACTTTACCTTTCTGATAAACCTTGAAACTATTGTCGCTCGAGATATAAGCAATACAGTTTCCTCCAATCTTAAAATTTCCAGGTGGCAGGTATTCAATTTCTTTGGTGATGGAATCGTCGAATACGTAAAAGGCATTTCTGGTGTTGAGATAGGCAGAAAGACCTTGCGAAAATAAACTCCCCGGAATGATACATTGAATTAAGAGTAACGAACAATACTTCAACATGAATGGTGAAATGTGGATGAAAGAAAATAAGTTGAAGCAGAAAAATTAATTCTGGTATTGTTCAGACGGTTTTTTTGCAAAGATCTGAATTACAAGGTTACAACCTCTCCCGCATATCTCAACCTCATCTCCTCAAAAACCTGTTCTATATCTCCAATCTCTTCCAACCGAACCAGCCTGTCGCGAAACTCTTTCACATTCGGCAGTCCTTTGAAATAATTTGCATAGTGTTTCCGCATTTCCAAAATACCCAGCCTGCCTTCTTTCCATTGCACTGACTTTTGCAAATGCGTACGAGATACTTCAATACGTTCATCAATGGTTGGCGGTGGAAGATGCTCGCCTGTTTTCAGGAAATGTTTTACTTCATTGAAAAACCATGGATTACCGATGGCTGCACGACCGATCATCACACCATCAACATCAAAATTTTCGCGGATAAATTTTACCTTTTCAGGAGACGTAACATCGCCGTTTAAAAAAATGGGAATGCGGATGCGTGGATTTTTTTTCACTTCATCAATCGGCTCCCACCTTGCAACGCCTTTATATAACTGGCAACGTGTTCTCCCGTGAATGCTGAGTGCGGCAATGCCAACATCCTGCAACCGTTCCGCAACTTCCATGATGTTAATGCTGTCATCGTCCCAACCAAGTCTTGTTTTCACAGTAACAGGCAACGTAGCGCGTTTCACAATTTCGCCCGTCATCGTCACCATCTTCGGCACATCCTTTAAAATACCAGCTCCGGCGCCACGACAAGCCACTCCTTTCACCGGGCAACCGTAATTAATATCAATCAGATCAGG
The genomic region above belongs to Chitinophagaceae bacterium and contains:
- the dusB gene encoding tRNA dihydrouridine synthase DusB yields the protein MIKIGNISLGEFPLLLAPMEDVSDPPFRAVCKMNGADLMYTEFISSEGLIRHARKSVQKLDIYDYERPIGIQFFGGEIDTMVECVDIIEEAQPDLIDINYGCPVKGVACRGAGAGILKDVPKMVTMTGEIVKRATLPVTVKTRLGWDDDSINIMEVAERLQDVGIAALSIHGRTRCQLYKGVARWEPIDEVKKNPRIRIPIFLNGDVTSPEKVKFIRENFDVDGVMIGRAAIGNPWFFNEVKHFLKTGEHLPPPTIDERIEVSRTHLQKSVQWKEGRLGILEMRKHYANYFKGLPNVKEFRDRLVRLEEIGDIEQVFEEMRLRYAGEVVTL